A stretch of DNA from Tautonia rosea:
GCTCGGCTCACCTCGACGCGAAGCGGGAGCGAGGGGGCTCAAAGGAGGGCCAGGGATCCATGGGTCCATGATTGCGTTCGGCCGAGAGCGGGTCATGGTGGACATCGAGAGGGTTTGGCTGCGCGGTCCAAGGGGGTTGGGGTGTTGGTTCGAGGTCGGAGGCGGAGATTCCAATCGTTGCTGTTTTGAGAAGAGGGCCGGACGAGTGGTTCGAGGGCCGCGGTTTGCCGATTGCTCGAATCACAACCATAGTATCGAAGGATTGGGTGAGTCGAGTCACAATTTTCTGCCGAAACGGGCGCGGGGAGATCGAGGAACGAGAGGATGTGAGACTGGGGTGAGGGTGGATGGGGGATTTCCGCTTGTCGGGGCGGTTGGGTCGGGCTACGCTCAACACGAGTTGAACATCGTATTGAGACGGCGTTGGGGCCGATCGGGCGATGGAATGACGTGTGGTCGGGGATGTTCGGGGAGGAAGCGCCATGAAGTTCGGGCATCAGCACCCGTACGGGGTCGTTCGCCGAGAGTTCTTGCAGGTCGGGTTCTCGGGCTTCGTGGGGCTGGGGCTCTCCGGGTTGCTGGCGGCGCGGGCGAGGGGGAATGAGGAGGGGTCGCCGTCGCGGAAGGCGCGAGGCGTGATCCTGATTTTTCAGACGGGTGGGCCGAGCCATCACGAGACGTTCGACCCGAAGCCTGAGGCCCCGGCGGAGATTCGAGGCGAATACGGGACGATTCCGACGAGTGTGCCGGGGATCCACTTCGCCGAGCACATGCCCCGACTGGCCGAACGGGCGGACAGGCTGGCCGTGGTTCGGACGATGTCGCACAAACACAACAACCACCTGAACGCGACTCACTGGGTGATGACCGGCCAGGAGCAACCGGGGGCGTTTTTTGACAAGGTGGCCTCGCGGGGGGATTACCCCTGCTACGCCTCGGCCATGTCGTATCTGCGTCCGAGGGCCGATGGCCTGCCGGGTGGCGTGATGCTGCCGACCTATTTGATGGAAGGCCCGTTGACCTGGCCGGGGCAGCACGCGGGGTTCCTCGGGCCGAAGTACGACCCGTGGCAGTTGACCCAGGACCCGAACCGCGACGATTTCAAGGTTGAGAACCTGGCCCTGCCAGAGGGGTTCAGTGTCGAGCGGTTGGGGGGTCGGCGGGCATTGGCCGAGGTGCTGGCGAGGGAGACGGAGATCTGGCAGGCGAAGGCGGAGGCGGAGTCGTTCTCGAAGCAGCGAGAGCAGGCGTATACGATGCTCCAGCGCGGTCAGGTGGGCCGGGCGTTTGATCTGACCGAGGAACCGGATCACCTGCGAGACCGCTACGGGAGGCACATGTTCGGGCAGTCGCTGTTGCTGGCACGGCGGTTGATC
This window harbors:
- a CDS encoding DUF1501 domain-containing protein, with amino-acid sequence MKFGHQHPYGVVRREFLQVGFSGFVGLGLSGLLAARARGNEEGSPSRKARGVILIFQTGGPSHHETFDPKPEAPAEIRGEYGTIPTSVPGIHFAEHMPRLAERADRLAVVRTMSHKHNNHLNATHWVMTGQEQPGAFFDKVASRGDYPCYASAMSYLRPRADGLPGGVMLPTYLMEGPLTWPGQHAGFLGPKYDPWQLTQDPNRDDFKVENLALPEGFSVERLGGRRALAEVLARETEIWQAKAEAESFSKQREQAYTMLQRGQVGRAFDLTEEPDHLRDRYGRHMFGQSLLLARRLIEAEIPIVQVNLGRVQTWDSHADIFRRLREDLLPPTDQGVSALLDDLQSRGLLDETLVVLAGEFGRTPKLSMLPGQTMVGRDHWPQVFSAAFAGAGVTGGQVIGRSDKSGAYPATMAFTPADLAATIYRALGISGEAEVVDMLGRPIRLVTGSPIEPLYTGAAV